A stretch of Synergistaceae bacterium DNA encodes these proteins:
- a CDS encoding nucleoside phosphorylase, translated as RIPTFISSRPAVPISLIESAKKSKIKYHVGVIQSKDSFYGEHQPEKHPVGKELISKWEAWIKMGCLASEMESAALFITGMYRKVKVGCCLLVLANQEREREGLTNNQNHDTDPMIRIAVDSIRNLIVQEKNNI; from the coding sequence GCCGTATCCCCACGTTCATCTCCTCAAGGCCTGCAGTTCCAATTTCTTTGATAGAATCAGCAAAGAAAAGTAAAATAAAATACCATGTTGGTGTTATTCAAAGTAAAGATTCATTTTATGGAGAACATCAACCGGAAAAACATCCTGTAGGTAAAGAATTAATTTCAAAATGGGAAGCATGGATTAAAATGGGATGTCTTGCTTCAGAAATGGAGTCAGCAGCACTTTTTATTACAGGTATGTATAGAAAAGTAAAAGTTGGTTGTTGTTTATTAGTTCTAGCAAACCAAGAAAGAGAAAGGGAAGGTCTTACGAACAATCAAAACCATGATACTGATCCAATGATTAGAATAGCAGTAGATTCAATTAGAAATCTTATAGTACAAGAAAAAAATAATATCTAA